The Triticum urartu cultivar G1812 chromosome 6, Tu2.1, whole genome shotgun sequence genome includes the window AACCGGACCTTGGGCTGTAGCTCTTGGCGACATATCTCCCGACACCAGGGTTTATCCGCACAATCCTCCGGATTGAGTCATCGGTGTCATTAGCATATCCCACCCACCAACCTACCTGAAAATGAAATTGGCTAGAGTCAAACCCAACAACGCGTGCTGCAGGATGGCATCAAAAGCCCACTTGATGGATTATCTAGTGTttacaactttggccatatctgGAACAGACATGTGTGTAttcttttgcatatataaagGATCGAACAACAGAGGAATTATCACTAGCCATGGTTTGTTATTACTTATATTAGGACCAGCACCTTACTTATATTACACCTCATGGATAGTTGTTCAGCAAACAGAGACCACGCTTTACATGATGATGTCCCCTTTTTGCTGAGCTTTTACAAAAACAGGTACTCACATTTGACATAATTTCTCATCTTTAGATGCCAATCCCTTTTGCTGGATGTTTATTATATATACAAAACAGCACAATGGTACACACGCAACTGGGACGATCATGTTTAGGTACAAATATAGTTTGCTGGGTATTAAGGAGCACCATGGACTAGAATTCCTAACTGAAGATTCACAAAATCAAGACCAGCATGAAGCTAATTGAGCACTTGGACTGGAACAATGCACTCACACATGGGCGAAAGCTAACGAGGCAAGAGCTTACGACAAGATGTATGTCCAGAACTGCTTGTCCTTCATGTGGCGTGGGCACAGATCATAGCGGACCTTAGCGAGTTCCTGCAGGGATCACAAATTACAGTTTGAGACCTGAGAGCCATCTCTGTCTTGGGCGAAGCGGAGGACGAGATCCGCGGGAGACCTACCTTGGCTCTGGCGAGCACGAGGACAGTGTGCCGCTGCTGCCAGTCCGAGAGCTCGGCCGCCGACTCCGCAAATCCTCCTACGACAAAGCATAGCACCGCCGGTAATTGAGAGGGAACTAGCAGGGGAGCGGAATCGAGAAGGGAGGAAGGAGGGGGTGCCTTGGTGGAGCTGGAGGGGAAGGACTTGAACGCGTCGGGGGAGAGTGTCCGGAGGAACTCAAGGAGCTGCGGTGTGACGCCAAGCtcctccgcgtcctcctccttcccctCCGCGGCGGAGGGTTTGCTTGGGCCGGttccgccgctgccgctgccacCGGCTCGGCGGTGGAACGGCCATGGGAACGAGGAGAAGGCCATCGGCGGGCAGGTGGGCtgggacgggatgcggccggcgACGGCGATATGATGGATAAGAGATTCGTCGGCGAGCTCGCTGGACTGGGGGGAGGGGAGGGCAGCGGCGCGAGACGGGGAGTGGCGGCCACGCGGCCGCCGGCGTGGCGCACGCAGCGGGGGATGGAGGCGGAGGGGATCTGGATCGGCGTTGGTG containing:
- the LOC125517007 gene encoding uncharacterized protein LOC125517007; this translates as MAFSSFPWPFHRRAGGSGSGGTGPSKPSAAEGKEEDAEELGVTPQLLEFLRTLSPDAFKAVLCFVVGGFAESAAELSDWQQRHTVLVLARAKELAKVRYDLCPRHMKDKQFWTYILS